In Neisseriaceae bacterium CLB008, one genomic interval encodes:
- the msrA gene encoding peptide-methionine (S)-S-oxide reductase MsrA, which produces MEQATFAAGCFWCIEAIFSQLKGVHSAVAGYTDGADPKPTYEAVCTGATGHAEAVQISFDPNIIQYQDLLNIVFALHDPTSLNRQGGDVGTQYRSAMYYHDEAQKAQILATMADLAPHYPDPLVTEVKPAVTFYTAEDYHQGYFLKNPERGGYCQAVVAPKFVRAKAKFAEFWRD; this is translated from the coding sequence ATGGAACAAGCTACATTTGCCGCCGGCTGCTTTTGGTGTATCGAAGCTATATTTAGCCAGCTTAAAGGCGTCCACAGCGCCGTCGCAGGCTACACCGACGGCGCCGACCCCAAACCCACCTACGAAGCCGTGTGTACCGGTGCCACCGGCCATGCAGAAGCGGTTCAGATCAGCTTCGACCCCAATATTATTCAATACCAAGACTTATTAAACATTGTCTTTGCCCTACACGATCCGACCTCGCTTAACCGCCAGGGCGGCGACGTCGGCACCCAATACCGCAGCGCCATGTATTATCATGACGAGGCTCAAAAAGCTCAGATCCTAGCCACTATGGCCGATCTGGCGCCACACTATCCTGACCCCTTGGTCACCGAAGTCAAACCCGCGGTGACGTTCTACACCGCAGAAGACTACCATCAAGGCTATTTCTTAAAGAATCCTGAACGCGGCGGCTATTGCCAAGCCGTGGTGGCGCCTAAGTTTGTGCGCGCCAAGGCCAAGTTTGCTGAATTTTGGCGTGATTAA
- the msrA gene encoding peptide-methionine (S)-S-oxide reductase MsrA — translation MARALFAAGCFWCIEAVFSQLKGVESAISGYSDGDTIDPSYEAVCAGETNHAEVVQVTFDPEVIQYQDLLNILFALHDPTAVDQRHYSDTPSKQYSSAVYYTDADQKAQALATIEELAPHYERPIVTAVKPAATFYPAEEYHQGYFMKNPEAGGYCQAVVAPKFVKAKAKFAEFWRDA, via the coding sequence ATGGCACGAGCACTTTTTGCAGCAGGCTGTTTTTGGTGTATTGAAGCAGTATTCAGTCAACTCAAAGGCGTGGAATCCGCTATTTCTGGCTATAGCGACGGCGACACGATCGACCCCAGCTATGAAGCCGTTTGCGCGGGCGAGACCAATCATGCCGAAGTGGTGCAGGTGACCTTCGACCCAGAAGTCATCCAATACCAAGACTTGTTAAATATCTTGTTTGCTCTGCACGACCCGACTGCAGTGGATCAGCGACACTACAGCGACACGCCCAGTAAGCAGTACAGCAGTGCCGTGTACTACACCGATGCCGACCAAAAGGCTCAGGCCTTAGCCACCATCGAGGAGCTGGCACCGCATTACGAACGGCCGATTGTGACCGCAGTCAAACCAGCGGCCACCTTTTACCCGGCTGAGGAATATCACCAGGGCTACTTTATGAAGAACCCTGAGGCAGGCGGCTATTGCCAGGCCGTGGTGGCGCCCAAATTCGTCAAAGCCAAGGCCAAGTTTGCCGAATTTTGGCGCGATGCCTAG
- a CDS encoding NAD(+) kinase gives MNSLFKHVGLVTRPDTPNIKEDVSLLIDFLCAQGIKVYLEKDHDNDFLNDFVSDVCLSVDKDTLGKVCDLVLVLGGDGTLLSVARKIAPYKVPLIGINQGRLGFMTDIPRENMLDVLKPMFLGEFMPEERILLEATIERAGQPIKTSLALNDVVFSRSGMGQMVEFEVFVDGQFVYTQRSDGLIVSTPTGSTAYSLAAGGPILHPTLPAIALVPICPQSMNNRPIAIPDTCKVEVLLTKGLDTRIHFDGQSLYDLDELDRIFIRRYQNSLRILHPLDYNYYGTLRQKLHWGERLV, from the coding sequence ATGAATAGCTTATTTAAACACGTCGGTTTGGTGACCCGCCCCGACACGCCCAATATAAAAGAAGACGTCAGTCTGCTGATCGACTTCTTGTGCGCGCAAGGGATTAAGGTTTACCTAGAAAAAGACCACGACAACGACTTCTTAAACGACTTCGTTTCCGACGTATGCTTAAGCGTAGACAAAGACACCTTAGGCAAGGTCTGCGACCTCGTCTTGGTACTGGGCGGCGACGGCACCTTGCTGTCGGTGGCGCGCAAAATCGCCCCCTATAAAGTCCCCCTCATCGGCATCAACCAAGGTCGCCTGGGTTTCATGACCGACATTCCGCGCGAGAACATGCTCGACGTTTTAAAACCCATGTTCCTCGGTGAATTCATGCCCGAAGAGCGCATCCTGCTAGAGGCCACCATTGAGCGCGCAGGCCAACCCATCAAGACCTCGCTGGCGCTCAACGACGTAGTGTTTAGCCGCAGCGGCATGGGCCAAATGGTCGAGTTTGAAGTGTTTGTAGACGGTCAATTCGTTTACACCCAACGCTCAGATGGCCTCATTGTGTCCACGCCAACTGGCTCGACCGCCTACTCCCTGGCCGCTGGCGGCCCGATTCTGCACCCTACCTTACCCGCCATTGCGCTGGTGCCGATTTGCCCGCAATCGATGAACAATCGACCGATCGCCATTCCCGACACCTGCAAGGTCGAAGTATTGCTGACCAAAGGGCTGGATACCCGCATCCACTTTGACGGCCAATCGCTGTACGACTTAGATGAATTAGACCGTATTTTCATCCGCCGCTACCAAAATAGCCTGCGCATTCTCCATCCGCTAGACTACAATTATTACGGCACCTTACGCCAAAAACTTCATTGGGGCGAACGCTTAGTTTAG
- the recN gene encoding DNA repair protein RecN, with protein MLLTLTLSDFVIVDKLHLDFDTGFTVLTGETGAGKSITLDALGLLMGDKADYSQVRHGAKDAQFSALFDISQLPHTQALLLEQGLIQEGETELAIRRIIDAKGRSRSFINDQTVTLAQLKTVGEQLIDIHGQNAHHSLNNEATQRALLDEYSGNLSLAKDVRLAYQGWQQQKQALEKARTQSDLLEVERERLNWQINELSELNLSAGEWADLSQSHHTLAHAADLLEAAGFVEQLVNEDELNLLRMVYQCQNKLSPLVQVHAKFEESLALLNSIEAELSEVAHAMRDVSSQIEIDPNELAKKEARINELVNIARKYRIEPEILPQKYQQLRDELATLEAANDLASLEKQVEQAYEAYHTIAQKLSKKRNEAAQKLADETTAHMQDLAMAGAQFAISLHPLDDPQAYGLESVEYQVAMNKGAPLRALNKVASGGELSRISLALQVVTSQYTKVPTLIFDEVDTGIGGRVAQIVGKALKTLGLHYQVLAITHLPQVAACGDQHWQVAKHETAEHTVSQIHVLNTEQRVAEIARMLGGEVVTDTTLEHAKELLSAQ; from the coding sequence ATGCTGTTGACGCTTACGCTTTCTGACTTTGTGATTGTGGATAAACTCCACCTTGATTTTGACACCGGCTTCACCGTTTTAACCGGTGAAACCGGCGCGGGTAAATCCATTACCTTGGATGCGCTCGGCCTACTGATGGGCGATAAAGCCGACTACAGCCAAGTGCGCCACGGCGCCAAAGATGCTCAATTCTCCGCCCTTTTCGACATCAGCCAGCTGCCCCACACGCAAGCGCTGTTGCTGGAACAAGGCCTCATCCAAGAAGGTGAGACTGAGCTGGCCATTCGCCGCATCATCGACGCCAAAGGCCGCAGCCGCAGCTTCATCAACGACCAAACCGTGACCTTGGCCCAACTGAAAACCGTTGGCGAGCAGTTAATCGACATTCACGGCCAAAATGCCCACCATTCGCTCAACAATGAGGCCACCCAGCGTGCCTTACTGGACGAATATTCAGGTAATTTAAGCCTCGCCAAAGACGTGCGCCTTGCCTATCAGGGCTGGCAGCAGCAAAAGCAGGCCCTAGAAAAAGCCCGAACTCAATCCGACCTACTCGAAGTTGAGCGCGAGCGCCTCAACTGGCAAATCAACGAGCTATCGGAGCTGAACCTCAGCGCCGGCGAATGGGCCGACCTGAGCCAAAGCCACCACACCCTCGCCCACGCCGCCGACCTACTCGAAGCCGCCGGCTTTGTCGAACAGCTGGTGAACGAGGACGAGCTGAATTTACTGCGCATGGTCTACCAATGCCAAAACAAGCTCAGTCCACTGGTACAGGTACACGCCAAATTTGAAGAAAGCCTCGCCCTCTTAAATTCAATTGAGGCCGAACTGAGCGAGGTGGCCCACGCCATGCGCGACGTCAGCAGCCAAATTGAAATCGACCCCAATGAATTGGCCAAAAAAGAGGCCCGCATCAACGAGCTGGTCAATATTGCGCGCAAATACCGGATCGAACCTGAAATTCTGCCGCAGAAATATCAGCAGCTGCGCGATGAATTGGCCACTTTAGAAGCCGCCAATGATTTGGCCAGCTTAGAAAAACAGGTTGAACAGGCCTATGAAGCCTACCACACCATCGCCCAAAAGCTGAGCAAGAAACGCAACGAAGCGGCGCAAAAACTGGCCGATGAAACCACGGCCCACATGCAAGACTTAGCCATGGCGGGCGCCCAGTTCGCCATCTCTTTACATCCGCTAGACGACCCTCAAGCCTATGGTTTGGAGTCAGTGGAGTATCAGGTGGCCATGAACAAGGGGGCGCCGCTGCGGGCCTTGAATAAAGTGGCTTCTGGCGGTGAGCTCTCGCGCATCAGCCTAGCCCTACAGGTGGTCACCAGCCAATACACCAAAGTCCCCACCTTGATTTTTGACGAAGTCGACACCGGCATCGGCGGGCGCGTGGCGCAAATCGTGGGCAAGGCATTAAAAACGCTGGGCCTACACTATCAAGTTTTGGCCATTACCCACCTACCCCAGGTTGCCGCCTGCGGCGACCAGCATTGGCAGGTGGCCAAACACGAAACCGCAGAGCATACGGTCAGCCAGATTCATGTTCTCAACACTGAGCAAAGGGTGGCGGAAATCGCCCGCATGCTCGGCGGCGAAGTGGTGACCGACACCACATTGGAACACGCCAAAGAATTGCTATCGGCCCAATAG